A single region of the Kwoniella shivajii chromosome 10, complete sequence genome encodes:
- a CDS encoding orotate phosphoribosyltransferase — MASKALSTEKIAFIEAAIEHGVLLFGEFTLKSGRISPYFFNAGLLYTGSLLSSTSKAYAKILTTSRIPEFDVLFGPAYKGIALAAITAVDLSRDGREVGFAYNRKEKKDHGEGGSLVGAPLKGRIVIIDDVLTKGTAIREAIAILKTQPEADLVGIVQLVDRQERGQSGKSTVQEVEEEFKIPVEPIINLEDIIAYLENKGTYSKELESIKEYRKSYGIGA, encoded by the exons ATGGCATCCAAGGCTCTCAGCACTGAGAAAATAGCTTTCATCGAAGCTGCTATCGAACACGGTGTTTTATTATTTGGTGAATTTACTTTGAAATCTGGTCG AATATCCCCATACTTCTTCAACGCAGGATTACTGTACACCGGTTCACTATTATCTTCAACATCCAAAGCGTACGCCAAGATATTGACCACATCAAGAATACCTGAATTCGACGTCCTTTTCGGTCCTGCATATAAAGGTATTGCTCTTGCTGCTATCACAGCCGTTGATCTAAGTAGGGATGGAAGGGAAGTTGGATTTGCTTATAacaggaaggaaaagaaggat CACGGAGAAGGGGGTTCACTAGTTGGGGCTCCCCTGAAAGGTCGAATAGTCATAATAGACGATGTATTGACAAAAGGAACAGCTATACGAGAAGCTATAGCCATACTCAAAACACAACCCGAAGCTGATTTAGTGGGTATAGTCCAACTTGTAGATAGACAAGAAAGAGGGCAAAGTGGTAAATCTACTGTccaagaagtagaagaagaattcaagaTACCTGTTGAACCAATCATCAACTTGGAAGATATAATAGCTTATTTGGAAAATAAAGGTACTTATTCAAAAGAACTGGAATCTATCAAAGAATACAGAAAATCATATGGTATCGGTGCTTAA
- a CDS encoding ribosomal protein S8.e, translated as MGITRDSRHKRSASGARRAHYRKKRKFELGRQPAMTKLDSSKRIHEVRVRGGNTKYRALRLDSGNFAWGSEHVTRKTRLLTVRYNATNNELLRTQTLVKSAIVDVDATPFRQWYEAHYAQPVAKGGKSTVESTEEKKQSNHVKRVLEERKKDAKIDPILEAQFRAGRLLAIITSRPGQSGRADGYILEGKELEFYNRKLQVRKAKHAA; from the exons ATGGGTATCACTCGAGATTCGCGCCACAAGCGCTCTGCTTCGGGAGCTCGAAGAGCACACTA ccgaaagaagagaaagtttGAGTTGGGTAGACAACCAGCCATGACCAAGCTCGACTCTTCAAAGAGAATTCACGAAGTTCGAGTTCGAGGTGGTAACACCAAATACAGAGCTCTCAGACTCGATTCTGGTAACTTTGCTTGGGGTTCCGAACACGTAACTAGAAAAACTAGATTGCTCACTGTC CGATACAACGCCACCAACAACGAGCTTCTCCGAACCCAAACTCTTGTCAAATCTGCTATCGTAGATGTTGACGCTACCCCCTTCCGACAATGGTACGAGGCTCAC TACGCCCAACCCGTTGCCAAaggtggtaaatcaactGTCGAATCTaccgaagagaagaaacaatCCAACCACGTCAAGAGAGTTCTCgaagagcgaaagaaggatgcCAAGATTGATCCCATCCTTGAAGCTCAATTCAGAGCCGGTCGATTACTTGCCATCATCACTTCTCGACCTGGTCAATCAGGACGAGCAGATGGTTACATTCTCGAAGGTAAGGAATTGGAGTTCTACAACAGAAAACTTCAAGTCCGAAAGGCCAAGCACGCTGCTTAA